A segment of the Leptospiraceae bacterium genome:
GAGCAAATCATGACGAGAAACCCCATTTGCGTGAAAAAAGGAACCAAAGCCATTGATGCTCTACACATGATGGAGGATCGACCATCCCAAATTAGTGTTCTACCAGTGGTCGATGAGGATGACCGTCCCATTGGATTGCTACGGCTTCATGATATCGTGAAGGCGGGTTTATAGAGCTTGATTCCAGTAATTCCAGTGTTTCTAGTTATTTCCAGGGATGATATTTTCGGTATTCTTCTTTGAGTTTTGCTTTGCTTATCTTTGTGTAGATTTGCGTTGTAGTTAACTTCGCATGTCCTAACATTTCTTGTAGAGAACGAATGTCAAGTCCTTCGTTTAATAAATCCGTGGCAAAAGTATGACGGAATTTATGGGGATAGATTTTTGTTTGAAGTAGTTTTTGATACCTTTCGAATCGGAATCGAACTCCCCGATCCGTAAGGGGATTTCCTTTTTGGTTTATAAAAAGTTTTTGGGTTTTGGGCTTTAGGATATCCCGGTTCTGTAAATATTCTGAAAGAGCTGTTTTTGCATAACTTCCTACAAAAATATATCTTTGCTGATTTCTTTTTCCCGTGATTAAGATTTCCTCTTGGACTTCGAGAGAATTGTTCTGTTTGTTATTTTTCTTTATAACTTGATGAACCTCCAAAGAAAGTAATTCGTGGATTCTCATCCCTGAGGAGTAGAGTAGCTCAATTAGAGCTCTATCACGAAGAAATATTGTTTTTTTGATTGGGTCTTTTTCTGTTTTGATTTTTTGATTGATATAATCAAACAGAAAAGATAGTTCTTGAGGCTTTAATGCTTCTGGGAGTTGTGATTTTATTTTGGGAAGTGTCAGAGAAACTGGATTTTTCGAGATCAAATTTTGATTTTTCAAAAAACGATAAAAAGCCTTAATCGATGCAATCTTTCGTCTTTGGGTTTTTGATGAGATTTTTTTAGCTGTTTTTGATTTATCAAGATTGATTCCAACTAATTCAAAAAAATAGTCTCGAATATCGTTTGTTTCGACTTTCAAAAACGAAATTCCTTTTTGCTGAATAGCTAAAAGAAATTCAATTGTATCTGAAAGATAAGCTCTGATTGTATGTTTGGAGGCATTTTTTTGAATAACTAAGTATTGATAGAATTGATAAAGTATTTCAATTTCTTGATCAGATAAAACTTCCCATTTATTCGTTAAGTGGAATTCTTTTTGTATATGAATGAACTTTTTCATTAGCATTAGCTTAATGAATCATCGTCATTGTGAATTTTAATTTTGAGTTGAAGTTATGCAATTGCATCCTAAAACCAGTTTTGTTTACTGTGATAAAAAGCTTATCTTTTATACAAGTATGTAATCTTTTTAGAAAATTATTTTATTTCAATCAGAAAATTATTTTATTTCGATTAGACAAAAAATATGTGGTTCTGAAATGAATAAATATCAGTCTTTAAAAAGGAAGATTCTTTGGCTTTTGATACGGAATTTATTCATAATACAGCCTATAATATTTGGTTTATTGTTTGTAGTTCTAGGTTTCTATGCCTTTTTTCTCGATCGAAATGAATTAAAGAAAGATGTAGAAATTGTAGAAAATGTCTTCAAAAAGAACTTGAATGAAAAAGCTATGTTTTATGTGAATTGGATTGATTACGAAAGCCCCATTTTATACATGTCGGGGAAATATCCTGATTATGTTGTTAAGGAGATTGGTTCTTCAATTTACTACATGGATTTAGATTTTTTTGTTTCAGTTTATCCTAATGGAAAAGTAAAAGAACTTTTTTATTTTGAAAATTTTAAAATAGCACAACCCCCCAAAGAATTAGTAGATGTAATTTCTTCAATGAAAATTCCTTACATTAGAAAACGTGAGGATTATCAATATGGATTACTTCGAGTTCGGGATGATATCTATATCATTAGCATGGTAGGAAGTCTATGGTTTGGGGATGGATACAAAAATTCTTATGGAACCTTTATTTTCGGTCAAAATATTAAAAAGTTTTTAGAAAAATATATTAATCATCCAAAATGGGATGTCGAAGTAAAATTAACTTTAGAAAATAAATATAAAATTTCAGAACGGAAAAGTTATTCGCTTATCTCTCCATTGTATCAAGAAGGCAAGTTCTTGTTAAAAAGTTGGGATGGCCATCCGATTGGGTATATTGTTCTCAAGCGGTTTAATTTTTTTATCAATTTTTTTCTTTGGGGTAGTTTGGTTTTTATGATTATTGGTGGAGCAGGTGTTTTGTTTACTTTTTTTCTTTTACAGCGAACATTGGATCAAGCTTTAGTTTTTCGACTCAGAAAATTTAATGAAGAAATCAAAAAAATCAAATCAAACTTAGATGAAATTAGATTTTTACCCTTAGAGGACGAAGAAAAAGACGAAATTTATCAACTAAAAAGTGAGTTTAATGAATTACTTAACAATATAGTAGAATATAATTCAATTCATTATACGATGATTGAAATGCTAAAGTTAGAAGAAGAAAGATCAAAGAAACTCTTAGAAAATATTTTACCTAAAAAGATTATTTCCATTATTGATTATGGTAAACAAAATTTAATTGCAGAAGAATACCCAGAAGCTACCATCTTCTTTTGTGATATTGTGAATTATACCAAGTTAAGCAAAAAACTAACAGCTGAAGAGTTGGTGCGTTATTTGAATGATTTTTATACAGAATTTGATTTAATTTTAGAAAAATACAAAGTAGAAAAGATTAAAACGATAGGTGATTGTTACATGGCAGCAACGGGTTTACCTGATTATGATGAAAAACACATTGATAATATGATATACTTCGCTATTGAAGTTTTAGAAATCACAGAAAGATTCTCAAAGAAAAATAACATTGATTTAAAAGTAAGAATCGGAATTCATAGCGGTAAAGTAATTGGAGGTGTGATTGGATTAAAAAAATACATATTTGATATTTGGGGGGAGGTAGTTAATATTGCGAGTAGATTAGAAAGTTATGGTGTAGAAAACCATATCCAACTATCACAATTTTCTTATGAATTAATTAAAGATCCGATATTAAAATCCTTGTTTCATAAAAGAGGTAAAATCATAATAAAAAAAGAATTGGAAATCATTACCTATCTAAGTAAATCTTTACATGAAATTAATTCAGTTTTTGAATCAAAAATAAGTTAAAAACTGGTATTTCTATAAAATTTGTTTATAAATTTTTTAAGATATTTTCAAAATATCCCAAAAAATTTCTCTGAACTTCTTTGGGTTCAAGGATGTAAACGAATCTTGCAAAAGGAATGAAGGTTTCTATTACACTTGAAGGATAAATTGTTCTTATTCTTCCCATCTTCCATTCTCGTTCGTTGATTGTTTGAGCTTTATCTAAAATCTCAAAGTTCCATTGGTTTGAAAGGTTTAGTTCAACTATTGGATCATAAAGAAAAATAATTTCCATGACTGCTTCAGAGTCGATTTTTTGAAGGATTTCTTGAACTTTACTTTCTAACAGTTGGTAGTCAATTGAAATTTTCATTTGGGTCTTTAATTGATTTTTTTGGGGATCAAACTTAACAATTCGATCCAATCGATAAAGTTTTATGTCCTCTGTAGAAAATTTGTAATCAATTCCTACTATATATTTTATATTTTGATACGAAGTGGTATCTATAGGAATGATTTTTTTCAATTCAACGTGAGTAGATGCTGGTTTTTTGTAATAAAATTCGACGATTTTCTTTAAGCTATCTGGTAGCTCTGATTGAATGGCTTTTTTATTGAATGCTACGATTTCAGAAAGTTTTTCTTCCAGTTCTTCAATACGATAGCGATCGATGAATTTGATGGGGTAAATTTTCAAAATTTTTCTTAATAGATTTTCGTTTGATATGAAATTAGCAATTATCTCGAAATCTTCCATGGTGAGCGGTAAGCGTAAATTCGAGAAAAATTTAACAGGAACATTAAATATTAATTTCATTCCATTTTTTGAAGTATAAAAGTCAATGTTGTAGTGATAATCTTCTAAAAAGTCATTGAGTTGACTAATGAAGTTTTCTATTTCATTTTTATTTTTCGTGGCTAGAATTTCTTTTAGTTTTTTTACACTGATGCTTGGTTTTTTATTTTTTGATTCCTTTCTTTTTAAAATTTCTATTACGACTGCTAATGCTGATAAGTACTTTATTATGTTTTTTTTACTTGCCATAAGAACTTAACTCTCTTTCTAAAGAATTGTAAAATTCTATTGTTTCTTCTAAATATTTTTTATAGCTATCGAAAATATCAGATTGTTCTATGTTTACTACCATATCTGGATATTTTGATATAAATCGAAAAAAACCTTCAGTATTAAATATTTTTACATCCATCGTTATTGTTTTTTCTTTTTCGCTTTTACCTATAATCCTATATGTTGGATAATTGTAGTTCGGAAAAGTAAATGGTAATGTGATTTGATCTAAAAACAAATCTTTATAGTAGCTTTTTATAGTAATCTTGATTCTCATGGGATTCTTCTCATTGCTAATAAAAAAAGGGTGTGGAAGGTTTCTATAAATATCTCTAATAGGAACAAAAATTTTATTAGATGTATTAGGTTCATTTGGATCACCAACAATTTCGACTTTTAAATAAGAGGGATTAGATATTGCTTCATATGATAAAATGTTTGAATAAATAAAATTTCGAATTTCACTTTTTTCATAATCCCAAGATATCAGGTAAAAAATTCTTAGATTCTTATAAATTATCAAGGGATATATTACTCTACTTATAATATCCCCATTTTTTTTACGATATATTATTTTTATGGGTTTTTTTCTTGAGATTAATCTGAACAATTCTATTAGAGGTGTTGTATTGTGATTGTTATGATTTGATTTTGTAAGAAGCCGAAGTTGATTAAGGTCTGACTCATTATAATTCTTGATAATCTTAAGCAGCTTTTTTATGAACCTCAATTCTGAGAAAAATAACTTGTAATACAAAGAAATCAGTTTGTCTCTGTATGCTTTATTGTTAGTGTTTTGGATTTGATACAATATCCCTTTTGCTATTTTCTTTTTTTCCCCTTCATTTAAGACAAGATCTTCTGATTTAATTTTTTTACTTAGGTTGAGATTTACGTCAATTCCTAATTCCTGAAGAAAATCCCTATCTCGTTTAAATTGTTTTAAAATAGTTTTCTTCTTTTTTTTATCTTGACCATAGATTTTTTTTAACTCTCTTAATTTATTTCCTTCTTTATCATTGATTATTTTTTTCACTGAACTGAAGTATTCTATTAGTTCCAAAGTTCTTTGAAGATTGTTTTGCCTTTCCTTATCATCATTATTACTTCTTTTACTTTTACTTATAGACATACAAAAACTCCTTTAATAAATTTAAATTTTATGTCAACTTTTCCCAGAAAAATATATCAGAAAAATTATAGTAAAAAATCTTAATCAATTTTTTCTTATGAGTGAACTAAATTGGAAAAATCGACTTTTGTATTTGACAATATTTTTTATAAATTTATCATAGTAGCAATAATGAATCATAATCATTAGGAGGAGAGAATGAGTAAGAAATTTACATTACTTTTGGCTATCTCTTTTGTTTTTGTAGGAGCATTGTATTCCCAAAGTGCGTATTTAGGCTATGGTTTAGGGGTGCAATTTAACGTTGGCGATCTTGGTTCTACCATTACGAAAGATGGATTGGATAACGCTATAGGTGATCAAAAAATCATCATTCCCGAGAACACAATTGATGTGTGGTCAAAAAGTGGCTTTGCTAAGGCAAAGATTAGTGGTGCCATGCATGGTGGTATTTTGAATGTTTTCTATGAACGAGAATCTACTTCTACTTTCTGGAGAGTAGGTCTTGAATACACAAAAAAGATTTTAGGTGGAAAGACCTCAGCGAGTATCTTAGGGATCTATCAAAATGTAAGTCAAAATTGGGATTTCGTAAGTTACTACATTCCCTTTATTTACGGTATCAAAGCGGGGGTGGGTGAAGCTTCTTCTGTCTATGGTGGTATTGGTATTAATTACCATCGTGGTGGATGGTCCTTGAGTGGAACTGTGGATGGAGCTACGCCTTGTTTTGTCGGCTTACAATTCGGAACTTACTTACTTTGTGGTTTCGGACCTTGGGGTGATGCCGAGTTAAGAACAGCAGTTGCATTTGCACGTCAACAAAATTTACCAACATCGTCTATACTTAATACGGTTGATCAATCGAAGTTTTATCGAGGAGCTATTTTTGGTGAGAAGGTTGTTTTTGATGTTAATGGCGTAGGTTATAATTTAGTGATTGGTTTTGAAAATAGGCTCCAAAACAAAAGCAAATTCTACATCGAAATCGAATACTTTGTTGGTGGTGGAATGGATAATGCACCCGTGCAAGCTATTGGAACCATTTCTCAATTGGCTTCTACGGGAAACCTTTCTTATCCTGTGAATCTTAGCGGTATTCGTTGGAAATTAGGTCTCAAACAACCCCTCTAAAATTCCATCCCCCCAATTCGGGGGATGATTCCTGTCCTTCAACATTCACTCAAAAAAATTTAATTTCATCATAATATAAGAATTCCCCATCCTAATATTGATTTAGTTTTCTAAATATAAACTCAAAATTGAATAACTATTGATTAAAAAAAATAACTAAATAGAATTGTTTTGTGTTAAAACAAATATACGGTGATTTCGTTCAGAGATTGATACACGAAATTCAGTCATATTACAAAGAAAATTTAGTATCAATAGTTCTGTTTGGTTCAGTAGCAAGAGGAGTGTTTCGTAATGACTCTGATATTGACGTTCTTATTGTTTGTGAGGTTTTACCTCGAGGAGCTACAAAACGAATGGAAGAATTTTTATTGATTGAAGATCGCTTGGAGAATGAACTTCGTGATTTACGAAAAAAAGAAGTTTGGATTCAAATCTCACCTGTTTTGAAAACAAAAGAAGAAGTTCTTTTGGGAAGTCCCTTATTTTTGGATTTTGTTTTCGATGCGAAAATCTTGTATGATAAAGAAAATTTTTTCAATCATTATATTTCCCAATTCAAACGAAAGCTCGAACAATCAGGAGCAAAACGAATCCAAAAAGATATGCATTGGTACTGGATTTTAGATCCAAAATTGGATTTATGACATTTGAGGGCTTAGCCAAAAGTTATTTCGAAAAAGCTATGGTAAGGCTTGAGGTTTTATATTTTCTCAAGGAAAAAAAAGCCTTTTCGGACGTGGTTCGAGAAGCTCAAGAAGCTGTGGAGTTAGCGACAAAAGGAATGCTACGAATGAAAGGTATTGAACCTCCAAAGTATCATGATGTAAGTTATTTAATTCTTGAACTCAGACAAACTTTTCATGAGCTACAAGATCACGAAATACACGAGTTGGTGCGAATTTCCAAACGATTACGGAAAGAACGAGAATTGGCGTTTTATGGTGATGTGGATTTTATCCCGACTATCGAATATAAAGAAAGTGATGCCTTGCAAGCCATTCAAGAAACTGAATTTGTTATCAATGTGGCAAAAAAGATATTTTCAATAGAATGATCATTTAATATTTACTTCATACTTTATGTGTCATTCAAAATGTCTCGAACTTTCAACCATACATCTTTTGCTTCATCAAAAGGAATGAGATCCAGGATCATCCAATCATGCTGCATGTAAGGATATTCATAAAAATAAAAAGAAGGATGTGGATTTTTAAAGAAGAACTCTTTTGCATCAGGAAAAAGAATATCGTGGGTTCCCATGAATAGATGAATTTCAGGAAGAAAATCATATGGATGGTATAGAGGGCTTACTTCGGGGTTTTTGGGATTGTTTTCACTGTATAGTTTTCCCGCCATCATCAGTCCGTTTCTCGTGAGTATGAAATCTTTTGATTCAATATTTTCTATTTTAGGATTTTCCATAGATAAATCAACCCAAGGGGAAAACAAAATGACTTTTTTGGGCATTTCATCTTTCGAAAGTTTTTGTAAAAGGACTAAAGCCAAATTCCCTCCCGCAGAATCACCTATAATGATGATGTCTTTTTCGTTCGTTTTTAGGTAATCATAAAAATTCTTACAGAATGCGATGATTTCTTTGTATTTATAGTGAGGGACGGTAGGATAATCTGGTGCGTAAATGATTGCTGAAGAAATCTTCTGAAGTTTTTTTATCATGAGCCAATGAAAGAGATAAAAGCTTCGTAGAAAAGCACCCCCATGAAGAACAAGAATCAAGATCGAGATTTTCTCTTCTTTTTGAGGATTAAAAACAAATACATTTCTATTTTGAAAGGATTGAACTTGATACGTCTTTTTTGAAAACATGAACTTTGGAGGTTTTGGGAATTCATATATTTCTTTGGAGATTTTTTTCGATTTTTGATAACTATTCATTGCTTTTTCAAAGGCAAATTTCTTTCGTTGGATCTTCAAGAGTAATTCCAGAAGTTTGCTCAAATATGATGGTGAATTTGGGTGTATATAGTAGTTAGGCGTTTCTTTCATCTTGCATTAAGTAATTCTGAACGTAATCCATCACAGCTTCTCGTAAAGGGGTGATAGTCTCGTGATAACCAGAGGCTCGTAATTTCTCGATAGGTGCTTGCGTATAATACTGGTATGATTTTCTTAAATCCTCTGGCATTTCTATAAATTCAATGTTTTTTGGTATCTTCATAGCTTCAAAGATGGGTTCAACTAATTCCAACCATGTAGATGCTTTACCGCTTCCAATATTGAAAATCCCAGAAGCTGTTGGATTTTCCAAGATAAAAAACACTGTCATTTTAGCTGCATCTTTTACATAAAGAAAATCCCTCATTTGCTTGCCGTCTTCGAAGTCAGGATGATAACTCTTAAAGAGCTGAATCTTTCCCGTCATACGAATCTGTCGAAAACCTTTTAAAACCATAGATTGCATATTTCCCTTGTGATATTCATTAGGTCCGAAAACATTAAAATATTTGAGTCCAACAAACAGATTCGTATGTTCGAAAAAGCCATTTCTTTTTAACCACAAATCAAAAAGATGTTTCGAGTATCCATAAGGATTTAATGGTTGAAGTTTTTCTAGATCTTCGATGTTATCATCAAATCCCATTTTTCCATCTCCATACGTAGCAGCACTTGATGCGTAAATCATTCGGATATTGTATTGGTATGCTTTGATGGCTAATTGCTTTGAGTATTCGTAATTATTTTTTATTAAGTACGAGGCGTCTTTTTCAGTAGTAGATGAACACGCACCTAAATGAAAAATGGCTTTAACATCTTGAAGAAATGAGTTATTTTCAATCATTTTTAAAAACTCTTCTTTTTCGTAGTAGTCAACAAATCTGAGGTTTCGTAGATTTTTCCATTTTTCTGATTTTCCTAAATGATCCACACAGATAATTTGCTCAATGCCATTTTGATTTAATTCACGAACGACCGCACTTCCAATAAAACCCGCAGCTCCTGTAACAATATAAAGTAATTTCTTTCGTTCCCTTTCCCTAAAGAAAAAATACATAAAAAACAAAATCCCATCAAAAGAGGTAGCGTCAAAATCTTTTATTATGATTTTTTAAAAATATCCCAAATGTTTATTTTCTAAAAAGTATTTGCTTATTGACTCCGTTTTTGTTATTTTGTTATCGAAAAATTTTCTTTGGTGTCGGGTGATGATGACTTCTCTTATGAAGTATTTTTATCTTTGGCTTATGATCGTTTTTGTTCTAAGTTGTGCATCTACAAATGCGGGGATAGCCTCATCAAACATACCGATCAATCCAGCTGTGACTGAAATTCAATACATTACAACAGATACAGTTCGGAAGGACTGGTGGGTATTTGATGTGGGTGTTTTCGGCTTGCCTTTGGAAGAACCTCCCATAGATGAAGCCCTCAAAGAATTACAACAAAAACACGAAGGGGATGCTTTGATTAACATCAGGTATTATACCCAACGGTCTGTTTTTTTGATGTTATCAAAGAATTCTATTATCATAAAAGCCGATGTAGTAAAACTCATTCCCAAGACGACTCCGCCACCAGAACCCAAAGACACGCGGGAACGAAAGCGATAACTATGAGGAAGTTTTCGCTTTTATGGTTGGTTTCCTTTTCTTTTTGTGTTGAGACAGGTTATATCGATAGTATGTTGATTGTGCCAGAAGCATCGAATCTTTATCGGGATGATCTTTATGTGGTTTGTCCAAAAGAAATTCCTCGATCTCAAGAACAAGAAGAAACTTCATTTTCTATTGAATACGTACCTTTGCGAGATTACAAAGGAGGATGTGATGTTCAGGGGGAAGTGTCTCAGTTTTATTTATTTCATTTGATCCCAATATCGGGAAGTTTGGATCCAGAATATGCTCTGGGTACCATGGTCCAAAAATATGAAGGAGATACCATCATCAATATTCGTGCATGGCATGAAAGTCATTATTATAACGTTTTAGGGCAGGTTCGCCTTTTAAAACTAAAAGGAACGGTCATTAAGTTTCAAATACCACGATGAGGGCTCCAAATTTGATTTTATTTGGAATTTTGGTTTTAAGTTCATATTGTGTAGTTGAGGATGCTTCCATAAATTTTGTGGATGCGTATATAGAAATCCAAAAAGCAGTAGAATACAAACAGAAAGAATGTGGGAATCGTCCACCCAATGATTTTATCCCACCCCCAAATATTGACGAAGATAGCTTACGATTATGTAGCTTATATATCTTGAGGTTGCCTTGTCCCTTTGATGAATATCCAATTTATTGTTATGATTTATACTGGAATGTTATATTTAAAGAATAAATTAGCATTTTTGTTGTTTTTGTTTTTGTTGATGGTTAAGAGTGTTTATGGTTTTGAAGTAACTATTCAGGTTTTTGATGCAAAGCGACAGCCTGTCTCTGATGCAAGGGTGATTATCGCCGAGACAAAAGAATTTAAATTCACTGACAAAGAAGGAAAGGCAGTTTTTGATATTCCTCAGCCTGGATTTTATCAAGTTCGAGTGGTATTACCAGATGGAAATGTATTACAGCCTTCTGTTCAAGTATTAGGGAAAGGTCAGCTCATACCCCTTTACACTTCTGAGCCAAAACCAGAAAGAACTCCCAGAGAACAAATTGTTTCGGATCAAGGTGTGATTGTTGTAGGAAGAAGAGAACTTCCTCCCTCTTCTGTATATACTGTTCGATTAGATCAAATCAAACGACTTCCTGGTCAATTTGGAGAAGCCATCCGAGGGATTGAAAATTTGCCCGGAGTTGTGGCACCTCCTTTTGGTTCGGGTGAGGTAGCATTAAGGGGTTCTAATCCCGATTCGAATTCTTTCTACGTTGATGATTTACCCATTGCTTTTGCTTATCACTTAGGAGGGTTGAGCTCTGTAATTCAAAATGAATTCATCCAAAGTATAGACGTATATACGGGATCTTATCCTGCCAAATACGGAGATGCCACAGGGGGTGTGATTGCCATTTTTACTCCTGATGAGGTAGAACGAACCAATGGAGTTGCTTCCATTAGTGTTTGGGCTACGAATTTGCTTTTACAAGTTCCTTATCAAAATTCGAGTTATGTTGTTTTAGGAGGTAAGGTCTCGTATTTGGATCAGACACTGCGTCCCCTTTTACCCAAAACCATAACGTTAGTGCCGAAGTATCAAGATTTACAAATCAAAATCAAACATCAATTGTCGAATACTCAGTCTCTATTTTTTTATGTGATTGGCTCAAGAGATTCTTTTGTAGCAAGAATCAAAGAAAAACCATTTGAAAACCCTCTGAAAGAACCACCGCCAGATTTGATAGGACTGCGTGGAGCTGTTGATCGGGATTTCATAACAACTGCGATACGCCATCGCTTTCAGCCTTCATCGTTTTTTCAAAACGAGACAACTCTCATTTATTATACCCGTAGAGTCTATATTGATGCTTCGATTGGAAATATCAGTGCGAAATTTACAAGAACGGACGGCTATGGAGCTCTTAGAAACGAAACAAGATTGGGGTTGATTGAGAATTTGTTAAACTTTGAATTTGGAGTAGAACTACGAAATCTTATCTATAACAATAAAGGAGAGTTTCCAAGGCCAAAAGATCCCTTAAATCCAAATCCTGATCCCTATAAAATTGATCCTCCAGATTACGAAAAGGTACCCGTGAACGATTCTTTCTTCTCACCTTTTTCGGTGGCATATGGGATTTTAGTTTTTAAGAACCGTTGGTTGGAGTTTCGTCCGGGAATACGCTATGAATACTTTTCATTGAATAAACAAGCAGTTCTGGTGCCAAGGGGATCTTTTGCCATCAGATTGACAGAAAACTTGAAGTTGATTGGAGGTGGTGGAATATATCATCGGGTGCCAAGTCCGAATGAATACTCACCCACATCTGGAAATCCCAATCTACGATTCGAAAAGGCTTCTCACACCTCAGGAGGGTTTGAGTACCAATGGAGAGATTGGCTTTTTCGAGTGGAAGGTTTCAAACAATATTATGATGATTTAGTTATCCAAGACCCCTACATTACGACTCCCATCAAGATCAATCAGGATCCTATCCGAAAATACGAAGAACCCATTTTGTTCAATGCTCCCCTTTATTTTTCGAACAGGGGTGATGGACGTTCCTATGGTGCTGAGGTGTTTATCCGATTTGATCCTCCACGCTCAAAAGGATTGTATGGCTGGCTTTCTTACACTCACAGTGTGTCGAAACGTCGTGATCATTTACGCAGACTAACAGAAGACGAGAAAAAACAAGTAATTAGTGCAAACGAGAGAAGACTATGGCAATATTACGATAATTCAAAACTAATCTCTGCTGATTTCGATCGAAGACATCTTGTGAGATTAATCATAGGCTGGAAAATCAATCCTACTTATCAAATTGGCATACGCTGGCGATACCAAACATCACCACCCTATACTGTAGTTGTAGGAGATGACGGCGGCAAAAACAAAAACAATGGTCGACCTTTATTCCAACCAAAACTTTCTGAAGAAACTAATACTTTTCGTTCGAAACCCTATCATAGCTTAGATATTCGTTTTGATAAATTTGTTAATTATGAATGGGGTTATGGAAATATTTTCGTTGAACTCATTAATGTGTATTTACGTCAAAACATAGGTGGATTTGCTTTCAATCGAGCTTTGCCCTTTACTCCTATCAATCCAAGGCCAGCCCCTGAATTTGGAACTTTAGAAATCACGCAAGGAAAACGAAAAATTCGAATTCCCTTATTCAACTTAGGTTTTGAGGTAAAGTTCTGATGAGAAAAATAGTAGTATTGATTATACTTTTCTTTTGGAGCTGTGAGCAGTCTCCAAAATACGAAGAAAAAGAGAACCTAAGAAATCTCTATGTGTTTGTCAATCTACTACCCACCGAAGAAAAACTCAAGGAAATTTGTATTGACTCCGAAAAACAAGCATTGAATTGTTCTGGTCTCAATCAATTTTCTTATTTTGGAATTATAAGTAAATTTTATAAAATTACTATAACTTCTTCATCACCTGAGGTTTATTGTGATTCCTTGATACGTTCAGAAATTTTCGAAGAAGGAAAGTTCAGCTTAGATGCTAGAAGATGCCACTTTGATTGTAATCAGAAGTTCTGGCAGTCAAAAGAAAACTGTAGCTCTTCTGTTACTTTAGAAGAATATTCAAAGTGTTTACCGG
Coding sequences within it:
- a CDS encoding TonB-dependent receptor codes for the protein MLYLKNKLAFLLFLFLLMVKSVYGFEVTIQVFDAKRQPVSDARVIIAETKEFKFTDKEGKAVFDIPQPGFYQVRVVLPDGNVLQPSVQVLGKGQLIPLYTSEPKPERTPREQIVSDQGVIVVGRRELPPSSVYTVRLDQIKRLPGQFGEAIRGIENLPGVVAPPFGSGEVALRGSNPDSNSFYVDDLPIAFAYHLGGLSSVIQNEFIQSIDVYTGSYPAKYGDATGGVIAIFTPDEVERTNGVASISVWATNLLLQVPYQNSSYVVLGGKVSYLDQTLRPLLPKTITLVPKYQDLQIKIKHQLSNTQSLFFYVIGSRDSFVARIKEKPFENPLKEPPPDLIGLRGAVDRDFITTAIRHRFQPSSFFQNETTLIYYTRRVYIDASIGNISAKFTRTDGYGALRNETRLGLIENLLNFEFGVELRNLIYNNKGEFPRPKDPLNPNPDPYKIDPPDYEKVPVNDSFFSPFSVAYGILVFKNRWLEFRPGIRYEYFSLNKQAVLVPRGSFAIRLTENLKLIGGGGIYHRVPSPNEYSPTSGNPNLRFEKASHTSGGFEYQWRDWLFRVEGFKQYYDDLVIQDPYITTPIKINQDPIRKYEEPILFNAPLYFSNRGDGRSYGAEVFIRFDPPRSKGLYGWLSYTHSVSKRRDHLRRLTEDEKKQVISANERRLWQYYDNSKLISADFDRRHLVRLIIGWKINPTYQIGIRWRYQTSPPYTVVVGDDGGKNKNNGRPLFQPKLSEETNTFRSKPYHSLDIRFDKFVNYEWGYGNIFVELINVYLRQNIGGFAFNRALPFTPINPRPAPEFGTLEITQGKRKIRIPLFNLGFEVKF